From the Streptomyces pluripotens genome, one window contains:
- a CDS encoding AAA family ATPase, whose translation MNDWRIYRGVGQPHDGMRRLPAPPPWRDFAASRQDTEGGPEDPSSARRLGVRRRLVENYAPRPAEVDAVNAALYLRRPLLVTGNPGTGKSTLAYAIAHELGLGKVLRWPIVSRTTLQDGLYRYDAIGRLQDVQIERARGADGTAAAPAIGSYIRLGPLGTALLPAEQPRVLLIDELDKSDLDLPNDLLNTLEEGEFSIPELERLADREPVVEVLTHDGDRVAVHGGRIACGAFPVIVLTSNGERDFAAPLLRRCVQLELDPPGEEQLTAMVEAHLGRDGAAAGADLIRRFLEREPGEVVAADQLLNALFLTQHDPHAQGLSRERIAEMLMQPLDRTR comes from the coding sequence GTGAACGACTGGCGGATCTACCGCGGAGTGGGCCAGCCGCACGACGGCATGCGACGGTTGCCGGCGCCGCCTCCCTGGCGCGACTTCGCGGCCTCTCGGCAGGACACGGAGGGCGGTCCGGAGGACCCCAGCAGCGCCCGCCGACTCGGCGTGCGCCGCCGTCTGGTGGAGAACTACGCGCCCCGGCCGGCCGAGGTGGACGCGGTCAACGCGGCCCTCTACCTGCGCCGGCCCCTGCTGGTGACCGGCAACCCGGGCACCGGCAAGTCGACCCTGGCGTACGCGATCGCCCATGAACTGGGACTGGGCAAGGTGCTGCGCTGGCCCATCGTCAGCCGCACCACGCTCCAGGACGGCCTGTACCGGTACGACGCCATAGGTCGGCTCCAGGACGTCCAGATCGAGCGTGCCCGGGGCGCTGACGGCACCGCCGCCGCACCCGCGATCGGCTCGTACATCCGGCTCGGACCGCTCGGCACCGCGCTGCTGCCCGCCGAGCAGCCCCGCGTCCTGCTGATCGACGAACTCGACAAGAGCGACCTCGACCTTCCCAACGACCTGCTGAACACCCTGGAGGAAGGTGAGTTCTCGATCCCCGAGTTGGAACGGCTCGCCGACCGCGAACCCGTGGTCGAAGTACTCACCCACGACGGCGACCGGGTGGCCGTGCACGGCGGGCGGATCGCGTGCGGCGCGTTCCCGGTGATCGTGCTGACGTCCAACGGCGAGCGCGACTTCGCGGCCCCGCTGCTGCGCCGCTGCGTCCAGCTTGAGCTGGACCCGCCCGGCGAGGAGCAGCTCACAGCCATGGTCGAGGCGCACCTCGGCAGGGACGGTGCCGCCGCGGGTGCCGACCTGATCCGCCGGTTCCTGGAGCGCGAACCCGGCGAGGTGGTCGCCGCCGACCAGCTCCTCAACGCCCTGTTCCTCACCCAGCACGACCCGCACGCGCAAGGACTCTCCCGGGAACGTATCGCGGAGATGCTCATGCAACCGCTCGACCGCACGAGGTGA